Proteins from one Acomys russatus chromosome 12, mAcoRus1.1, whole genome shotgun sequence genomic window:
- the Macir gene encoding macrophage immunometabolism regulator, whose product MEVDINGESRSTLTTLPLPVAEGSSPGKAEAEKPRCSSTPCSPMRRTVSGYQILHMDSNYLVGFTTGEELLKLAQKCTGGEESKGEAVPPLRSKQLDSGLARSSRLYKTRSRFYQPYEIPAVNGRRRRRMPSSGDKCTKSLPYEPYKALHGPLPLCLLKGKRAHSKSLDYLNLDKMNIKEPADTEVLQYQLQHLTLRGDRVFARNNT is encoded by the coding sequence ATGGAAGTAGATATAAACGGGGAGTCCAGAAGTACCCTGACCACCCTGCCCTTACCTGTGGCTGAGGGGAGCTCGCCAGGAAAAGCCGAGGCCGAGAAACCCCGCTGCTCTAGCACGCCATGCTCTCCCATGCGTCGGACTGTGTCTGGTTATCAGATCCTCCACATGGACTCTAACTATTTGGTTGGCTTCACAACTGGCGAGGAACTCCTGAAGCTAGCCCAGAAGTGCACGGGAGGGGAAGAGAGCAAGGGAGAAGCCGTGCCTCCCCTGCGCTCTAAACAGCTGGATTCAGGACTTGCGCGCTCCTCACGTCTGTATAAAACAAGAAGTAGATTCTATCAGCCATATGAGATTCCAGCTGTTAATGGCAGGCGGCGAAGGCGGATGCCCAGCTCAGGAGACAAGTGCACCAAATCCTTACCTTATGAACCTTATAAGGCCCTCCATGGGCCCTTGCCTCTCTGTCTTCTTAAAGGTAAGAGGGCTCACTCCAAATCCCTGGACTACCTCAATCTAGATAAAATGAACATCAAGGAGCCAGCTGACACAGAAGTGCTACAGTACCAGCTTCAACACCTGACCCTCCGAGGGGACCGAGTGTTTGCTAGGAACAACACATGA